One window of Dermacentor andersoni chromosome 7, qqDerAnde1_hic_scaffold, whole genome shotgun sequence genomic DNA carries:
- the LOC129385603 gene encoding uncharacterized protein: MEQIRYVVLVCLLSLLSALGSGGGAKVTTPGNRLVILYPRNATYIIPVRSNGQFKPLLTSAKKNRNSAAPSTSEVREGPPVYDSATHLRQIVLVPKLTYPRMQQAMPAGPYGYGSLADNKPPGLRDFLFCFESGGTEMCVRVDLTAGRLMAAARSHHEVRRRRRKARPRKKVNRKRRSWKDTVRDTFWPEKQESGKSGGNDIPAFLEDTMDVFTFKNLTVWRNVRWKRVMNTTDLGTHPNASAKLNATLSEPAEKEVTVQAAKDILLLHELLELTQWSSDKKWAEFEKGCQLLATSRTVLKGWGTDLDPPSSLSRAGYESSPTSEVESKPIFFGHRWMPPDRHEDPEPEFATREKSVYGTESKSKRSNKMSGAMAWNNRQPAEDEYVLAIPQSGGDIYAPAKHSNRDAGSSVRVGHQNFVGASSTRHDPGRRKYGLGGGEKHNEWIKTNGDYVHSDKNLDDSAYRRRRYHGASSLHSVENRPEWHRPHRGGGMAAKQPNVRQIETEPSEIDELIENRKAFGNVSNRLVLFAETVRLGTMQSEFGWKLLTKGFNLFSNKSHITEEEMKDFVAKLPPPMLGSAFQDTMNSMIIYDLIAFNGSGDYNKWVEMERQRLPIGAARNMSRSVQSRLATAQSLKPMEDWYVRKLDELINMKLSILILNASYDKDIAGLLSKKLNVDVTPESLETQKNFLSKNRLSARLLGAVYSNELWAAMILNLISLNDPNGTSPECAKDLPRLNPKDANNTEALAKEVDAIISKLKDTNSTIMKEKCMKELFFLKLLTLAENTAHERVWRDVTVIKWTNFSGTEAAEGATFSPQTVSLLRGFVHASDLSVFHSLVQQIRNFVQKPDMAKSAESVVRSKFLNALRNAPSQMRETKSRESSKTVFPRSKTEDTGKNGSVKGQPSVPGTQIELSAHDDSRDARSQEKAVVLPDAQQGGTTTRELISETMIPKKILTTVTPAGGK; the protein is encoded by the exons GAAACCGCCTCGTCATCCTATATCCGCGCAACGCCACCTACATCATCCCAGTCCGATCAAATGGACAGTTCAAGCCGCTTCTCACATCTGCcaagaaaaacagaaacagcgcaGCACCGTCGACATCCGAAGTGCGAGAAGGGCCGCCCGTTTACGACTCAGCCACACATCTTCGGCAGATTGTCCTTGTCCCCAAGCTCACGTACCCGCGCATGCAGCAAGCGATGCCGGCTGGTCCGTACGGCTACGGGAGCCTCGCCGACAACAAACCTCCAGGGTTACGCGATTTTCTCTTCTGCTTCGAATCGGGAGGCACCGAAATGTGCGTGCGCGTGGACCTCACTGCGGGAAGATTGATGGCAGCGGCCAGGAGTCACCACGAAGTGCGGAGAAGGCGGCGGAAAGCGCGGCCGAGGAAGAAAGTAAACAGAAAACGCCGATCCTGGAAG GATACCGTCAGAGACACCTTCTGGCCAGAAAAACAAGAATCCGGAAAATCTGGCGGAAATGACATTCCTGCGTTTCTGGAGGACACCATGGACGTGTTCACGTTCAAGAACCTCACTGTTTGGCGAAACGTTCGATGGAAACGAGTGATGAACACCACGGATTTGGGCACACACCCAAACGCTTCTGCCAAGCTGAACGCAACGCTCTCAGAGCCCGCAGAGAAAGAGGTAACCGTGCAAGCTGCCAAAGACATCTTGCTCCTGCACGAGCTTCTAGAGCTCACCCAGTGGTCCTCGGACAAGAAGTGGGCAGAATTTGAGAAGGGATGCCAATTGCTCGCGACCAGCCGTACAGTCCTGAAAGGTTGGGGGACCGACTTGGATCCCCCGTCTAGCCTCTCACGGGCGGGATATGAGAGCAGCCCAACGAGCGAGGTGGAATCCAAGCCGATATTTTTTGGTCACCGGTGGATGCCACCGGATAGGCACGAAGACCCTGAACCAGAATTTGCGACTAGGGAAAAGAGTGTATATGGTACTGAAAGCAAATcaaaaagaagtaataaaatgTCGGGAGCAATGGCTTGGAACAATAGACAGCCAGCTGAGGACGAATATGTACTCGCTATTCCCCAAAGTGGAGGTGACATTTACGCGCCGGCGAAGCATTCAAATCGCGATGCTGGCAGCAGTGTTCGAGTTGGTCACCAAAACTTCGTGGGTGCATCCAGTACTCGTCACGACCCTGGGCGCCGAAAATACGGATTAGGAGGTGGGGAAAAGCACAATGAGTGGATTAAGACGAATGGTGATTATGTTCATAGTGACAAGAACTTGGATGATTCGGCTTATAGGCGAAGGCGGTATCACGGTGCCAGCAGCTTGCATAGTGTCGAAAACAGGCCCGAGTGGCATAGGCCCCATCGAGGTGGAGGCATGGCGGCAAAACAGCCGAATGTGAGGCAGATTGAGACGGAGCCGTCAGAAATTGACGAGCTCATCGAAAACCGGAAAGCATTCGGAAACGTCTCAAATCGACTTGTTCTCTTCGCGGAGACGGTGCGTCTCGGCACGATGCAATCGGAGTTCGGATGGAAGCTGCTCACAAAAGGCTTTAACCTATTCAGCAACAAAAGTCACATCACGGAAGAAGAAATGAAGGACTTCGTGGCAAAGCTACCACCACCCATGCTCGGGAGCGCGTTCCAGGACACCATGAACTCTATGATAATCTACGACCTGATCGCCTTCAACGGTTCGGGTGATTACAACAAGTGGGTTGAAATGGAGCGCCAAAGACTGCCCATCGGGGCTGCGCGGAATATGAGCCGAAGTGTGCAAAGTCGGCTGGCCACCGCGCAGTCGTTGAAGCCAATGGAAGACTGGTACGTCAGGAAGCTGGACGAACTGATAAATATGAAGCTCAGCATTCTCATTCTGAATGCTTCGTACGACAAAGACATAGCAGGCCTCCTCTCAAAGAAACTGAACGTGGACGTAACGCCTGAATCCCTCGAGACGCAGAAAAATTTTTTGAGCAAGAACCGCTTGTCAGCCAGACTTTTAGGAGCCGTCTACTCCAACGAACTCTGGGCTGCAATGATTTTAAATCTCATTTCGCTTAACGATCCCAACGGTACCTCTCCCGAGTGCGCCAAAGACCTTCCGCGTCTCAACCCCAAAGACGCGAACAACACGGAAGCCCTGGCAAAGGAAGTGGATGCGATCATCAGCAAGCTGAAAGACACTAACAGTACTATAATGAAGGAAAAGTGCATGAAGGAGTTGTTCTTTTTAAAACTGCTCACCCTGGCTGAGAATACAGCACACGAGAGGGTCTGGAGGGACGTAACTGTCATAAAATGGACAAACTTTTCGGGCACGGAAGCTGCCGAAGGAGCGACCTTCTCGCCACAAACAGTCAGTCTTTTAAGAGGCTTTGTCCACGCCAGCGACTTGTCCGTCTTCCATTCGTTGGTGCAGCAGATTAGGAACTTCGTTCAGAAGCCTGATATGGCCAAGAGCGCAGAAAGCGTGGTGCGTAGCAAATTCCTTAATGCACTTCGAAATGCGCCTAGCCAAATGCGAGAAACAAAGTCTCGCGAGTCTAGCAAAACAGTCTTCCCACGCTCAAAGACAGAAGATACGGGCAAGAACGGCTCAGTCAAAGGGCAGCCCTCTGTCCCTGGTACGCAGATTGAGCTGTCCGCGCATGATGACAGCAGGGATGCTCGTAGCCAAGAAAAAGCTGTTGTATTGCCAGATGCACAGCAAGGGGGAACTACAACACGAGAGCTGATTTCTGAAACAATGATACCTAAGAAGATTCTAACAACAGTGACACCAGCTGGGGGGAAGTAG